A genome region from Manihot esculenta cultivar AM560-2 chromosome 5, M.esculenta_v8, whole genome shotgun sequence includes the following:
- the LOC110615616 gene encoding MACPF domain-containing protein At4g24290: MTIQESKEEEMEAQHRSMEVRAMEALGKGFDLTSDFRLKFTKERLVELDHQNKRDVIVPGGLTIPDVSQDIRFDKGDRIRFKSDVLEFNQMSELLNQKCSIQGKVPSGYLNSIFDLSGDWFRDASDTKYLAFDGYFIALYYLHLTASPLILQEKVKKSVPPHWNPASLARFIRTFGTHIIVGMAVGGQDIICVRQQPTSPIPSAELRKHLEDLGDFLFSDRRSPSLLQKNTRDGKHKVPEVFSRILQSNPMPLTSITETSSKEGLTIICSKRGGDVFSHCHSNWLQTVPINPEAILFKFVPITSLLAGIPGSGYLSHAINLYLRYKPAPEDLQYFLEFQVPKQWAPMFCELPLGHQRRKASCPSLRFSILGPKIYVSPSQVSSDQKPVVGLRLYLEGKKSNLLALHLQHLSSLPNIMTFPSTDTTICRPCQWLGSDDYKSSDQFLEPIRWKRYSKVCTSVVKHDPNWLQGDSTGVFIVTGAQLLSKGKWPQTVLHLRLLFTHLPNCAIRKTEWAVAPEASHKSTFLTNLSTTFTFTQRNITGPEKQPPATLNSGVYPDGPPVPVRSGKLLKYVDTAEILRGPHDAPGHWLVTAAKLVTDGGKIGLHVKFALLDYQ, from the exons ATGACAATTCAAGAATCCAAGGAAGAAGAAATGGAAGCACAGCACAGGAGCATGGAGGTGAGGGCGATGGAGGCTCTAGGGAAAGGCTTCGATCTCACCAGTGATTTCAGATTGAAATTTACTAAGGAACGCCTTGTGGAGTTGGATCACCAAAACAAGAGAGATGTAATTGTTCCCGGTGGCCTTACTATTCCTGATGTTTCTCAGGATATTAGATTCGATAAAGGCGACCGAATTCGCTTCAAATCTGATGTTCTCGAATTCAATCag ATGTCAGAATTACTTAACCAGAAATGTTCAATACAAGGAAAGGTTCCTTCAGGATATCTTAATTCCATTTTTGATTTAAGTGGAGACTGGTTTCGTGATGCTTCAGATACCAAATATCTTGCTTTTGATGGTTACTTTATTGCATTGTACTATTTGCACCTAACAGCATCTCCACTAATATTGCAAGAAAAAGTAAAGAAGTCTGTTCCGCCTCATTGGAATCCAGCATCATTGGCTAG GTTCATTCGAACATTTGGTACACACATAATAGTAGGCATGGCTGTTGGTGGTCAAGATATAATTTGTGTACGACAGCAACCTACCTCTCCAATTCCTTCTGCTGAGCTCAGAAAGCATTTGGAGGATCTCGGGGACTTTCTTTTTTCGGATAGAAGAAGCCCATCCCTATTACAAAAGAATACAAGAGATGGCAAACACAAA GTTCCTGAGGTCTTTAGCCGTATTCTTCAGTCAAACCCCATGCCATTGACCAGCATTACGGAAACATCTTCCAAGGAG GGCCTCACTATCATTTGCTCGAAAAGAGGAGGTGATGTGTTCTCACATTGTCACTCAAACTGGCTCCAGACTGTGCCTATAAATCCAGAAGCAATTCTCTTCAAGTTTGTACCCATTACTTCTCTTCTCGCTGGGATTCCTGGCAGTGGTTATCTTAGTCATGCGATCAACTTGTATCTCCGTT ACAAGCCTGCTCCGGAGGATCTGCAATACTTCTTGGAATTTCAAGTTCCAAAGCAATGGGCACCTATGTTTTGTGAGCTGCCTCTGGGACATCAAAGAAGAAAAGCTTCTTGCCCTTCCTTGAGATTCAGCATATTGGGTCCTAAAATATATGTCAGCCCTTCCCAG GTTTCAAGTGATCAAAAACCTGTTGTTGGCTTGCGTTTGTACTTGGAGGGGAAGAAAAGCAACCTACTAGCATTACACCTTCAACATCTTTCAAGTCTTCCAAATATCATGACCTTCCCATCAACAGACACTACCATATGCAGGCCATGTCAGTGGCTAGGCTCTGATGATTATAAATCCAGTGACCAGTTCTTGGAACCCATTAGATGGAAGAGATACTCTAAGGTGTGCACATCTGTTGTGAAGCATGATCCCAACTGGTTACAGGGAGATTCAACCGGTGTTTTTATCGTAACGGGTGCACAGCTCCTTAGTAAAGGGAAGTGGCCTCAGACAGTGCTTCACCTTCGTCTGCTGTTCACACATTTACCGAACTGTGCCATCAGGAAAACAGAGTGGGCTGTTGCACCAGAGGCATCTCATAAGTCGACTTTTCTCACTAATCTGAGCACTACATTCACGTTTACTCAGCGAAACATCACTGGTCCAGAAAAGCAACCTCCAGCTACACTTAACTCTGGAGTATATCCGGATGGTCCTCCTGTTCCAGTTCGTTCTGGAAAGCTTCTTAAGTATGTAGATACAGCTGAGATATTGCGAGGCCCGCATGATGCTCCTGGACATTGGTTGGTCACAGCTGCTAAATTAGTAACTGATGGGGGCAAGATTGGTTTGCATGTGAAGTTTGCATTGTTAGACTATCAATGA